TGCTAAACTTACTTTTACATATATTGAAAGCCTTTTTAGATTTATTCAAACTATTGAATCTGATGATAGACTATCAAATCGTTTACAGTTTAAAATTTTCTTAAGAACTGATTTAGCTGAAAGAGGCTATCAGAACATTGAGCAACAAATATTTGGAAAGGTAATTTATCTGAATTGGGATACCCAAAAAATATTTAATTTTATATTATCTCGAATACGTAATATTAACTGGTATCGACAAAATTTTCCAGACTTAATAAAAAGAATAGAAGAAAAACGCGAAGATATTCAGAGAGGTGTTTTATCTACTGAAGAATGCGAAAATTTATTATTAATGGCTTTCCCAGAAAAACTGCGGAGAAATAATCTGGCTACTAAAACATTTCTGAAAACATATTTTGCAGATAGTGCCAGCGAAACACCAGAAGGTAGCACCACTGATAAACTTCGTTACTATCCACGTATTTTCGATAAATTTATTCAAGTAATTGCAAATCCCACATCTACTGATGTAGGTTCTTTTACAGGTAAACAAATTGAAGATGGTAAAATCGATCCTTCACTCATTGTTATAGCTCATGAAGCAGCAGCAAAAGATTATTTAGGGCAGTTGCGTTCTGAACTAAACTATCTAATTAATCTTGCAGATCATATGTCTGAAAATGAACAAAAAATTAGGTCTTTACTTAGTGCATTTGATGGACTGAAAACACCTTTTAAGTTAGATCAATGTATTTCTGAACTAGCTGAAAAAACACAGATAGATAAATCAAAAATCAGGAATGCGATTGAGAGTATGAAGAGAGTGGGAATGTTTGAAGATCGTCCTAAGTATACTGGCGAACTACGAGTTGGCCGCTTGTTTAAATCATCATTGAGAATGAAATATAATCGTAAATATCCTCATAAAGATTCAGGTAATTAAAACCTTCTACATAAAAAATGAGACCCTAAAAAAGTGTGTTAGCAAGTAGGTTGGGTTTTCTTACGTCAACCCAACATTTATTTCATAAGACCTCGCGGTAAGTGGGAAACTCAGTCACTTTAGTGCTGAGAGGGAAGCGACACGGGCGGTTTTAACCGCAGTGGTAATTAGACCTGTTGATCTTCGTATCAACTTAACTTTTTTAACAGTGCATTGTCCTAGTCTTTTCCAATTAGCGTCACTGACAGAGACTTGTTTTTCAGTATCTCCACTAACCCAACCAAAGAATGTTTTATTGCCCTGACTTGCTTCCACAAAGTCACCTTTTCTAAATCCATGACGAGTTGTAGATCCACCATATTTCCGACGATTACCACCTTTACTAAAGGTCATTAAATGTAATTGCCTCCGGCTAATTGGTGGGCGACGCACAATAGTGAATTGGGATTCAGTGACATCTACGCCTCCTACCCAAGATGCACCATGATTTTTAGCTCCTTTCCATGTCTGGTATTTAACAAATTCAGAGCAAGCTAACGTTACTGCATCAACAGCGTGCGTTTCTGGTATTTGCAAAGATTTATCGGATTTTTCTTTATGCAATCCCAGATGCTTACGAAGGTTTGATGTTTCCCAGCCCTTCTTCAAAACGACATTTGTAAGTTTTGATAGTCGGCTAATTTGGTATCTTTGACCAACCATAACGGGACTAAAGCCTTTATTACCGCGTGCTTCAACCTCTTCAATAACAATAGTTTTAATTGGATAAAGTTGGAGGAGTAAACTAATTACTCTATATTCTAAATCTTTGTTTGCCCTAATACTTGGAGGCAATTTTGAGCCACGACGATTATCAAGTCTTGCTTGGCGATGATTACGGACATTGAAAGACAGTTTCCTATTGATTCGCCTTCCGCGCCTATTACGTCGCATCATTGATCGTTGCTCCATCCGGTCTTTGACTGTTTTGAATGGCAAAACTAAATGTAGCATCTGCAAGGTGAACTTTTTGGATTGAACCGCTATACCTGAAAAAAGTTTACCAGGATCTAAACCAATAACTATTTCTTGCGTTTCGGTATTACTTGGTTCGGCTAATAACTGGACATAGAAAATGCCAAGTTTGTCGAATTTGCCGATTGCTTTACCATCTTTGATCCATCGTCTTGCTCGACTTGGTTTAGTTGGCATTAATGGCGTATTGTCTACTGAAATTACGGGTACTCGCATAAAGAGATAATCCTTCGAGTAAAGTTTAATGTCCCTTTGCTCAACGCAATCAAGATGTCTTGGCTTTAACCAACGCTATTACAAGATAGCTTGAAGATAATCCAGACTAGGGAAGTATCTGGAAGTTCGTACCAAATTACGTCTCAATGAGCTAGTCAAACACGTAAGTCTTGATTTCTTACAAGCTCAGTCCCTTTAGGGCTGAGTTATTGACAATGTTAGAGGGTATTCGATTTGAATACAATTATAATTTATTAACTTTCTAAAATATTAGAATCTGTTGCTAAAGTTCGCGCTCCCGTTTGCATTAGTTCAATATCTGTTAATGTCCAATTACGGGAATTTTGACAATGATGCGCTACTAATAGTCCCCATAATCCTCGCGGTATGAGAATTGGTACTACCAAATTGGCGCGAACTTGCATACTGCGAAGAAAATCACGGTGACAATCCTGAATTGGTTCTAATTCTATATCAGCGATCGCTCTTACTCTTCCTTCTAAGTACAAAGCAGCATATTCATGGTTAAAACAACCGCTTGGTCCGGTAAAACCAAGAATCGAATATTCATCAGCACTCAATGATTCAAATGTTACCTGCCCTTGCCATTGTTCATAGAAATAATACAATACTACACGATTAGCCTGAAGTGATTCTCTCAGGTGATTTGTCGTTTTTCGCACTAATTCATCGCG
The DNA window shown above is from Anabaena sp. WA102 and carries:
- a CDS encoding RRXRR domain-containing protein; this translates as MRVPVISVDNTPLMPTKPSRARRWIKDGKAIGKFDKLGIFYVQLLAEPSNTETQEIVIGLDPGKLFSGIAVQSKKFTLQMLHLVLPFKTVKDRMEQRSMMRRNRRGRRINRKLSFNVRNHRQARLDNRRGSKLPPSIRANKDLEYRVISLLLQLYPIKTIVIEEVEARGNKGFSPVMVGQRYQISRLSKLTNVVLKKGWETSNLRKHLGLHKEKSDKSLQIPETHAVDAVTLACSEFVKYQTWKGAKNHGASWVGGVDVTESQFTIVRRPPISRRQLHLMTFSKGGNRRKYGGSTTRHGFRKGDFVEASQGNKTFFGWVSGDTEKQVSVSDANWKRLGQCTVKKVKLIRRSTGLITTAVKTARVASLSALK
- a CDS encoding GAF domain-containing protein gives rise to the protein MQLPFDSAQGKPSSPEFENRSNCHPDEGLQKLLNRLVIRIERDELVRKTTNHLRESLQANRVVLYYFYEQWQGQVTFESLSADEYSILGFTGPSGCFNHEYAALYLEGRVRAIADIELEPIQDCHRDFLRSMQVRANLVVPILIPRGLWGLLVAHHCQNSRNWTLTDIELMQTGARTLATDSNILES